Genomic DNA from Borreliella burgdorferi B31:
GGATTTTATCAATAGTTTGTATATTGTTTAATAATTTTTTTTATTTAGAACAAAAAACCAATTGATATTGATTATTTTAAGATTATATTTTAATATAATATCAGTTTTAAAGAAGGAGAATAAACAATGACAAAATTAATGTACGCTATATTTTTGAGTGCAATATTATTTGTTGCTTGCGAAACTACAAGAATTTCAGATGAGATGGAAAATACTAGCGATGAAGATTCAAAAGTTACAGCTCCAATGACAGATAAAGATATGATGAAGTCAATGCCAGACAAAAATACCAAATCAATGAAGCAACCTATGACAAAGTCAATGAAAAAGTAATAATACTTGCTTGTAAATTAATTTAAATACAGTACTAATAACTATTTATTATTTTGATTTAGAAAAATTAAATTAATATTAAAATTAAATATAAAAAAGGGGAAAGAGGTTTTTAAACCCCTCTCCCCCCTTTTGAATGCAAAACCAGTATTACTGAATTGGAGCAAGAATATTGGTAGTCGTGTTTACTAAGTCCAAAATTATATCGTGAATGTTTGCAAATTGAGCTCTTGAATTTTTTGATCTTAAGGTGTCATTTAATTTTGAAACGTCAGTTTGTAAGTCAGGGTTAGTATTGTACTCGTCAATAAGGTCATCTGTGTCTTTTAGCCATTTTTCTTTAAGTGATGTAAGTTTTTCAAAATCATTGTAGAGTGTTTCCAAATTAGGTTTGTTTAGCTGTTGTAGTTTATCTTTTACATTTAGTATTTTTGCGCTGATTTCTTCCATTGCTAATTGAATGCTAAAGCCTCTGTTTATAAGAGTTTCTTTAACCAAACCTCTGTAGTTTGAGTCTTGGCTGAGTTTTGATAAAATTTGCCCAAGATTAAAAATTTTTCCTTCGTTGAAATTTAAAGATGTGTAAAGCATCCTTCTCTCTTCTGTATATTCGTGGCTGTCAAAATGCACTGTTGAGTTTGCATTGAAAAATATTTTACTAAATATTTCTGCTCTCATTCCAAATTGGTCATTAGGTTCACCCCTGGAAGAATCCATTTCGCTTATTTGAATAATATTCTCAGATCTGTCCAGTATTTTTTGTATTAGCTTTGCAACTTCAGGATCTAATATTTTTTTTGGAGCATTGTTGGCATTAGCGTTGGGATTATTTTTTTGTTTTGAAGCCTTTGAATTTGCTTTATTTTTTCCAGCTGCGGGCTTTGTTGGATTTTTTAAATTATTAATAGCAACAAGCAGATTTTCTACTTTTCCTTTCCTTTTCTCTTTTTTATGCTTTTTGCTTTCATTGCTGTCTTTGACTTCCAGAGAGCAAGAAATCAAAATTAGCACAGTTAATACATGCAATAAAAATATTGCAATTAATTTATTATTTTTCAAAATGTTATCCTTCAATAAAAATTTTAAGTAATTTATATTAATTAATAATTTTAATTACCCCATTAATAACTTTAATTCAAAATTGTTATTGTACAAGAAGAATTCAAAAAAAAAGAGAGCATGCGCTCTCTTTGGGTACAAGGTCTTATTTTTTAATTATTATTAAATTTAAATAATGTGTCTAAGTGAAGTAATGTTTGCTCGGATTTCAAGCAAAGAGAAATCATAGTATCTTTATATGTTTGCTCAATGTGGTCGTTTAGCTTTTCTGTATTGTATTGTAGCTCCAAGGTAGCATTTGAGCTTTTAATTAGTGTTTCTATTGTGCTAAGCCATTCTTTTTTTATTAAGGTTAAATCAACAATTAAATTATAAATTTCTTCCAAAGTATTTTTGTTAAAATCATTTGCTTTTAGCTTATCCATGTTGATTGCTAAATCTTCAAGTGCAACTTCAAATCCTTGTTGGATTCGTATACCACCTGATATTTTTTTTATTGTATCGTGGGCTTTTGGGTCTTTGTAAAGTTTGTTTACAATCTCTGCTAAATTGAAAATATCAGTGGTGTTATAGCTTAGTGATGAATAAAATTGTCTTCTCATTTTTTGAGATTCTGCGAGGCTTGAGTTCATTTTTTCTTGAAGCCTTGTGCCATTTGTGGAGTCAATTTTGTAAACATTAAGCAGTTCAAACATGCTATTTTTTAGTCCAAATTGGCTGGGTATTTCTGTTTGAAGTTTTTCTTTTTTTATTATTGTCATTTCTCTTGCTAAAATTTCAAAAAGCTTGTCAATTAGATCCGCTTCGCCTTTGTTTGAAACTTTTAAGTTTTTTGTTGATCTTTGATCTTGTGTTTTTGTGCCTTTTTGAGGACTTAATTCATTGTATTTTGTTTCCGTAAAGCTTGCTACTTTGTCTTTGTTGTCTTTGTTGTTTAGATCGCAAGAGAAAAATGTCGTTATCCCCAATGTTATTAATATTGATAATTTTATTTTATTCAAAATTTGGTCCTTTAATAAAAATTTTAAGTAACTTTAATTATTTAAAATTAATACTTAATGATTTAAATTTAGTTCAAATTTGAAATAGAACAATAAAAAAAAGAAGAGTCCAGTGCTCTTCTTTTGATTAAATAGTTGCAAAATAGTTTATTTTCGTTTTTTAAATAAACTATTTGAATTACATTATACTAATGTATGCTTCAAGAACAGACTGGCGAGCATTTTGCATATTATCTAGGTATCTTTTTTTAATGTACTCTGCTAAGGATTTGGAATCGCTTAAACTTGAATTAGAGCTAGCATTAGCAATAAGCCCATCAGCTTGTCTTGACCATTCTTTTCTTTTATCTAATATTTGATTTAGTTTTGATTTAAGCTCTTTTAGCTTCATGGTGAAATCAAAACTGTTGATTTTAGCGTTTAAGTAATCCTGGTTAAAGATTTCAATTTTTTTATTTATTTCTTCTAGTGCAAGTTCGAAAGAAATTTGTGTTCCAAGCCCTGATATCATTAATTCTCTTATTAAGCTGTGATTTTGATTCTCATTGTAAAGAGCTTCCATTATTGATCCAAATTGTTCAATTTTGTATTGATCAAAATCCATAAGCGCATAGAATTTATTTCTTTCATTTTCTGCTTCTGGTGTGTTAGAGTTAAGCTGTGGCGCGTAACTTCTGTCATAAACTTTAGCACTTGAAATAACATCTAGCAGTTCAAATGCAGAATCTTTCATTTTGAATTGATCGTAAGTTTCTCTAAATCCAAAGTTGTTTTGTGTTTTATTTTTTTCTTCAGAAATTGCTCTAATAAGTTCGTTTTTTAATGTTTGTAATTTACTGCCAGAAGATGTTGTTGTTTGTACAGCAGAGCTTGAATTTGTTTGCTGTCTTGTTGGTTGACTAAAGCTGTAGTTTAAGGCAAATGTTGGCAGCCCGCTATTTCTGCTGTTAAAAGTTCTTGTATTTCCGGGTACGGTTGTAACGGCTTGAATAGGTATTCTTTGTTTTGTTAGTGATGCAGCTCTTGCTGCTGTTGTTTTTGGCAGATTTGACAGATCTGCGCTAAAACTTAAGCTTTGCAATTGTGGGCTTGGTGCTGCTTGTTGATTTTGCGATCCTTTATTTGGTGTTGTTTGTGGTTGATTTTGCGATCCTTTATTTGGCGCTGCTGCTACTGTTTTTGCCGCTTGCGATTGTTTTTTTAGCTCTGCTGCTACTTTGTCATTGTCAGCAATTGGTATATTTTTTGCAGCATTTGAGTTTGTATCAGCACTTGTTGTTTCTTGATCATCTGCTGCCTTATTAAGTATTCCTTTTACTTTGTTTTTATAATCTTCGTTTAGATTGGCATCAATCGTGCAAGAAAATAAAAACAATCCCAAAAGCTTTAATTGTATTAATGGTTTGATTTTCAAAATACTATTCCTCGATTTCTTTTTAATGAATTTTAATAATCAAAATTAATTAAAATTTAAAATTAATTATTAATTAATAAAAACTTAGTTCAAATTAAGTAATAATCAATAAATATAAATAAAAAAGAGCAAATACTTTGCTCTTTTTTATTTATTCTACTACTGGCCCTATTATTTCTCTATTTTTGCGACAAGTTCTTGTTTTGAGCCAATCAAAGCACGAACACATAAATGAACACAAAAGTAACGTTTTTCCCAGTTTAGTAAACGCCAATTTGTATTTTTTCAAAATATATTCTCCTTTTGTAAAAATGTAGTTCTGGGTACAAAATAATTTTTATTACATATTATAAATGTATATCAAATTATTTAAAGTTTAAATTTAAACTATTATAAAAATTGAAAGACATTGTTGTGTTTTAGTTTGGATTTATTTGAATTTAGATTATGAGTCTAAAAAAAAAGAGAAGAATTAACTTCTCTTTTTAAAATATCAAGTGCAACATATTATTTTTTTTCTTTCTATTAGTAAAAGGCAGGTTTTAAAGTATCAAAATCTTTGTAATATTTATTAAAGTGTTCTGCCAGTATTTTCTCATTATCTTGAGTATTTTGATTGTAAACTTTAAGAGTTTCGTTTAAGGTTTTTTTAAGTCTTTGTTTTATCTCTAAGTTGGATTTTATTTGCATTAGCAATGATTTAGATTCTTCTTGACTTAGATTTTCTACTCCATTTTGTATTAATTCTAAATTTTGCTCTATTTGGAATTGAATGCCCCATGATATGTGATAAATCAATCTTCCAATTATATTGTAATGTTCGGAATTTTTTTTAAGTATTTCAAGAATTTCTTTTAATTTTTCTATATTTTCTTTTTTATAATCTAAAGATGAGTAAAGCGTTCTTTTTATTTTCATTTGGATATCTTCATCAATAAGATCGTAAGGACCAACTTTAAAAGTGCTTAGGAAATCAAATTTTTCCTTAGCAATTTTAGCTATTTGTATATTTTCTTCTTTTTTTTGATCTTCCAGTTCCTTACCAATTGCTTTTAGCTCTGAAGCGATAGTTTCCATAATTTTTTCATCAGAAGTGCTAAGGTCTCCAGATTTATCTTCAAAATTTTGGGTGTTTTCCCCCGGATTGGTGATTTTTTTTGGCTTAGTGTTTGCATTTGCTTTAGGATCGATTTTGCTAAAAGGTGCGCATGAGGTGCAAATTAAAGTTAATATCATTGCAATAATATTAATCTTGATTATATTTAGTTTGGCTTTTTTCAAAATACTCTCCTTATAAATTAAAACTAATATTAATTAATTCTAATATAAAATAATAATATAACTATATTACAATAATTGTCAAATAACAATATTATTATTTAATATTTAAAGATTAAATTTTATTGTTATTTTTAGATTGGATTTATTTGGATTTATTTGGATTTGGGTTGTGAGCCTAAAAAAAAGAGAAGTTTTAGCTTCTCTTTTTTAAAATATAAAGTTCAATATATTAATTTTTTTATTAAAATTAATAAAAGGCAGATTGTAAAGAATCAGAGTCTTTGTAATATTTATTAAAGTGTTCTGCTAGTACTTTATTTTCTTGAATGTTGTTAGTATTTTTACGGTAATCTTCAAGAGTTTTGTTTAGGGTTTTTTTAAACTTTTCTTGTAGCTGTAAGGCAGATTTTACTTGTTCTAGCAACGCCTCTAAATCTTCTTTTGAATTTTCTTTGCTTAGAGTGTCCAGTTTTTCATTTATTGATTTTAAGTGCTTTTCCAGTTTTAATTGAATATCCAGCGCTATGCGATAAAGGAAATTTGCAGCAATTTTGGGGTCGTTTTCGTAATTATTTATGAGTTTTTCAAGAATTTCTTTTAATGTCTCTATGTTTTCTTTTTTATAATCTAAAGATGAAAGAAGAAATCTTTTTAAAAGCATTTTTTCATTTTCGTTAGCTAGTTCATAAGCCCGAATATAAGTATCTAATAGGTTAGATTCTTCATTAGTAATTTTGGCTATTTGTATATCGTATTGATTTTTTCGATCTTCTAGCTCCTTACCAATTGCTTTTAGCTCTGAAGCGGTAGTTCCCATAAATTTTTCATCAGAAGCGCCAAGGTCTCCAGATTTATCTTTAAAATTTTGGATGTTTTCCCCTGGATTGGCGGGTTTTTTCAGTCTGGTGTTTTTTTTAAGCTTGGTGTTTTCATTTGCCTTGGGATTGATTTTGTTAAAAGGTGCACATGAGATGCAAATTAAAGTTAATATCATTGTAATAATATTAATCTTGATTATATTTAGTTTGGCTTTTTTCAAAATACTCTCCTTATAAATTAAAACCAGTATTAATTAATTTTTAATATAAAATAATATTATAATTATATTAAAAATATTGTCAAATAATAATAATATTATTATTAGATTGAATTTATTTAGATTTATTTGGATCTGGGCTGTAAGCTTAAAAAAAGAGAAGTTAATACTTCTCTTTTTTAAAATATAAAGTTTAATATATTATTTTTTATTTAGATTATTTTTTTAATTCATTTAATTTTTCTTGTTTAGATTTAGCATCGTAAGTAGAATAATCAAATATTGTTGGGTAATTTTCATCTATGTGGCTTATTATGTATTATTTTATATTAGTCTCTTTTTCAATTTTTTGAATTTCTTGGGGAACTTCTCCAACAGTTTTTTTCAAAGCTTTTTTGAACTTTTCTTTTAGTATTAAGTCAAATTCTACGTGTATTAGTAGTTCTTTTAAATTTTCTTCGCTTAGAGTGTTTAAATTATCTTCTTTTGTTGATTCTAAATGTTTGTCTATTTGTGTTTGAATATCTAGAGCTTTGCCATAGAGTAGATCTATAATCATGTATTCGCCCCCATCTTTTCCCTTAACTTTTTCAATAATTTCTTTTAATTTCTTTATTTCCCCTTTATCGTAATCCAAGGATGAATAAATTATTCTTTTTATTTGCATTTTTACATTATTTTTAGTTTCTTCGGTTGTTTCTGGTTTAGTAAAATACACAGGCTGGATTTTACTGTCAAGAGTTTCTAAGAGATCAGATTCTTTTTCGGCAGTAATTTTTTCTATTTTTGTAGTTTCTTCATTTTTTTGAGCTGTTAGTTTATTGCCAAATTCTTTTAATTTTGCGATTGTAACTTCTTTTAGAGATTTTTGACTTAAAGAATTAATGTCCCCAGATGCATTTTTTAAATTTTCGGTGTCTTCTTTTGTATTGGTGTAGCTGTTTACTTCTGGAGCCATTGGACTAACGGCGCATGAGATGCAAATTAAGGTCAGTGTTGCTACGATGATGCTAAGCTTGGTTGTGTTTAGGTTAGTTGTTATTAGATTAAATTTATTATTGTGTTTTAGTTTGGATTTATTTGGATCTGGGCTGTAAGCAAAAAAAAAGAGAAGAATTAACTTCTCTTTTTTTAAAAAATATCAAGTGCAACATTTGTTTGTTGCTTATATTATTGGTTTAATTAGTTTTGTTTAAATTCAACACTGTAAGTAGAATAATCAAATATTTGGTAATTTTCATTTATGTAGTATGCTATGTAATATTTTTTATAAGCATCTTCATTTTTTTCAAGTATTTCTGTATCAAGACCCTCTGTAATTTTTTTTACAGAGTACTCTTCTTTAATTTTTTGAATTTCTGGGTAAACTTCTTTAACAGTTTTTTCTAAAGTTTCTTTGAACTTTTCTTTTAGCATTAGGTCAAATTCTGCGTGTATTAGTAGATCGTTTAATTCCTCTTTTTTTTGTATTAATTCTAAATGGCTGTCTAGTTGTTCTTGAATGCCCAATGCTTTGTGATAAAGTAGTCCTATAATTATATTTTCGTAATCGGGGCTGCCTTTAAGCGTTTCAAGAATTTCTTTTAATTTATTCATTTTTCTGATCTTTTAACTTCTTGGTAGGTGCTTCTAATTTTGAGACCTTAGTTTCTTCTTGATATTTTTGATTTAAAGACTCTGGATTTCCAGATTTTTGGTTGCTTTCTTTTATATCGGTGCGGCTTTTTACTTTTGGACCAATTGGATTAACAGCACATGAAGTGCCAATTAAAGTTAGTATTGTTGCAATGATATTTAGTTTATTTTTTGTCAAAACACTCTCCTTATGCATATTTATAAGTCAAAATTAATGGTGATTGATTTTAATACAAAATAATATAACTGCATTTCAAGATTTGTCGAATAACAATATTATTATTTCATATTAAAAAATCAAATCTCTATTTTATGTTTTTAATATTTTAAATTTTTTTAATGTTAACCTCCTTTAATTCGTACACCAACCGCACATACACCACCAATTAGTAGTGTATGTGGTCACAACAGGTTTTTAGCGGTGTTTCAATATTGTTTAAAATTTGCATACTTTTATTTGAGTCGAGTTCATGCTCGTATCCAACCCTTATTACTTCTCCGAGAATTTTTCCATCAGCTTTGCATCCTCCCGTATTTTTGTCATATTCGCCAATAATGTTATCGACGATTTTTATCCATGAATTTCTCTCTTGCATTAGTTTTTCAAAATTTTCCTGAATCTCTTTTACTGTTTTTGTTCTAAAATTAAAAATTAGGCGCTTTTGCTCGTCTTTAGTTAAAATATTAACAGCGCTTTCAAATGCTTCTTGGATTTTAAATCCTGTCCAAAAAATTAAACCAATAAGTGTGTAATGGTAGTCGTTTGAGCTTGATGTTTGCGCGAGTATTGTGGCTAATTTTTTGATTTTATTTTCATCATAATTTAAAGAT
This window encodes:
- a CDS encoding Lp6.6 family lipoprotein; translation: MTKLMYAIFLSAILFVACETTRISDEMENTSDEDSKVTAPMTDKDMMKSMPDKNTKSMKQPMTKSMKK
- a CDS encoding complement regulator-acquiring protein, with the translated sequence MKNNKLIAIFLLHVLTVLILISCSLEVKDSNESKKHKKEKRKGKVENLLVAINNLKNPTKPAAGKNKANSKASKQKNNPNANANNAPKKILDPEVAKLIQKILDRSENIIQISEMDSSRGEPNDQFGMRAEIFSKIFFNANSTVHFDSHEYTEERRMLYTSLNFNEGKIFNLGQILSKLSQDSNYRGLVKETLINRGFSIQLAMEEISAKILNVKDKLQQLNKPNLETLYNDFEKLTSLKEKWLKDTDDLIDEYNTNPDLQTDVSKLNDTLRSKNSRAQFANIHDIILDLVNTTTNILAPIQ
- a CDS encoding complement regulator-acquiring protein; translation: MNKIKLSILITLGITTFFSCDLNNKDNKDKVASFTETKYNELSPQKGTKTQDQRSTKNLKVSNKGEADLIDKLFEILAREMTIIKKEKLQTEIPSQFGLKNSMFELLNVYKIDSTNGTRLQEKMNSSLAESQKMRRQFYSSLSYNTTDIFNLAEIVNKLYKDPKAHDTIKKISGGIRIQQGFEVALEDLAINMDKLKANDFNKNTLEEIYNLIVDLTLIKKEWLSTIETLIKSSNATLELQYNTEKLNDHIEQTYKDTMISLCLKSEQTLLHLDTLFKFNNN
- a CDS encoding complement regulator-acquiring protein, with the translated sequence MKIKPLIQLKLLGLFLFSCTIDANLNEDYKNKVKGILNKAADDQETTSADTNSNAAKNIPIADNDKVAAELKKQSQAAKTVAAAPNKGSQNQPQTTPNKGSQNQQAAPSPQLQSLSFSADLSNLPKTTAARAASLTKQRIPIQAVTTVPGNTRTFNSRNSGLPTFALNYSFSQPTRQQTNSSSAVQTTTSSGSKLQTLKNELIRAISEEKNKTQNNFGFRETYDQFKMKDSAFELLDVISSAKVYDRSYAPQLNSNTPEAENERNKFYALMDFDQYKIEQFGSIMEALYNENQNHSLIRELMISGLGTQISFELALEEINKKIEIFNQDYLNAKINSFDFTMKLKELKSKLNQILDKRKEWSRQADGLIANASSNSSLSDSKSLAEYIKKRYLDNMQNARQSVLEAYISIM
- a CDS encoding complement regulator-acquiring protein gives rise to the protein MKKAKLNIIKINIIAMILTLICTSCAPFSKIDPKANANTKPKKITNPGENTQNFEDKSGDLSTSDEKIMETIASELKAIGKELEDQKKEENIQIAKIAKEKFDFLSTFKVGPYDLIDEDIQMKIKRTLYSSLDYKKENIEKLKEILEILKKNSEHYNIIGRLIYHISWGIQFQIEQNLELIQNGVENLSQEESKSLLMQIKSNLEIKQRLKKTLNETLKVYNQNTQDNEKILAEHFNKYYKDFDTLKPAFY
- a CDS encoding complement regulator-acquiring protein yields the protein MKKAKLNIIKINIITMILTLICISCAPFNKINPKANENTKLKKNTRLKKPANPGENIQNFKDKSGDLGASDEKFMGTTASELKAIGKELEDRKNQYDIQIAKITNEESNLLDTYIRAYELANENEKMLLKRFLLSSLDYKKENIETLKEILEKLINNYENDPKIAANFLYRIALDIQLKLEKHLKSINEKLDTLSKENSKEDLEALLEQVKSALQLQEKFKKTLNKTLEDYRKNTNNIQENKVLAEHFNKYYKDSDSLQSAFY
- a CDS encoding complement regulator-acquiring protein, whose translation is MLLFFFAYSPDPNKSKLKHNNKFNLITTNLNTTKLSIIVATLTLICISCAVSPMAPEVNSYTNTKEDTENLKNASGDINSLSQKSLKEVTIAKLKEFGNKLTAQKNEETTKIEKITAEKESDLLETLDSKIQPVYFTKPETTEETKNNVKMQIKRIIYSSLDYDKGEIKKLKEIIEKVKGKDGGEYMIIDLLYGKALDIQTQIDKHLESTKEDNLNTLSEENLKELLIHVEFDLILKEKFKKALKKTVGEVPQEIQKIEKETNIK
- a CDS encoding complement regulator-acquiring protein; translated protein: MKRNKIWKTLKLFQITLLFSCSFYSKSNNTEAISELQSSPIKLGKIKVLQKTEKIVSTQNLQNLQQSQFFKNEKEKIIKKIAQEFDENEKLINKIGPNIEMFAQTINTDIQKIEPNDQFGINKTLFTEKKDNNIDFMLKDNRLRRLFYSSLNYDENKIKKLATILAQTSSSNDYHYTLIGLIFWTGFKIQEAFESAVNILTKDEQKRLIFNFRTKTVKEIQENFEKLMQERNSWIKIVDNIIGEYDKNTGGCKADGKILGEVIRVGYEHELDSNKSMQILNNIETPLKTCCDHIHY